TCAACTGACTGATGAATATGAAATTTCGGGTAATATTGCTATTCACAAAACGGCTACAATAGAGCAAAATGTTATTTTCAAAGACAGGATCATCATCGGAGAAAACTCTTTTGTTGGAGCCAATGCATATCTCAGAGGTCCTGTTTTTGTAGGAAAAAATTCCAAAATCGGTCCCGGATGTGAAATCAAACAAAGCATCATATATAATGATACTGCCATTGCTCATTTTAATTATATAGGAAACAGCATTATCGGAAACCGGATTAATTTTGAAGCAGGTTCCATCTGTGCAAATCATTATAATGAAAGAAAAGATAAAGAGATTTCGGTTCTTTTTAATAATGAGATCATCAGAACCCAGACTTATAAGTTGGGCTCTCTCGTAGGTGATGATTCACGGATCGGAGCGAATGCCGTATTATCTCCTGGAACTATATTACCTAAAGAGAGTATTGTCAGAAGGCTGGAACTTATCGAACAGGTAAAGGCTGATCAGTAAAAATTAATTCTTTTCTTCTTAGTCTTTCTTTCACTACCCAAATCATTGCAAATAAAAGAAACTTTATAATCTGCAAAAGCGAAATTACATAACCCTATGTAAATGGTTTATTGAAATACCTATGACTTAACAGTAACCCATTCTGCTAGTGTGCCCCCATTTTAGAAAAAAGGTTAATCACAATTACTCCTATTACGATCAAGGCAATACCAATAATAGCAGGCAAATCAGGAACTTGCTTAAATGCTACCATTCCAATGATGGTAATGCATATAATTCCAACACCTGACCAGATCGCATACGTAATTCCTATCGGGACATGACGAAGTGTAAGACTTAGAAAATAAAAAGCCACCGAATATCCTGCAATAGTAACAATGGAGGGTATAAGCTTCGAAAACTCCTCGGATTTCTTTAAAAACGTTGTGGCAATAATTTCAAAAACAATGGCAAGGATAAGAAAGAGATAACTGCGTCCCATTAAAAAATCTTTTAGTCACAAAAATAGCAAAAGTGACAGTCTTAATTCAGTTCAATTTTTGTCCATTATTAAATCTTCGTAATGATCTATTTTCTATACAGTTTGAAAAATAAATTTTATTAATATTTAATTTTTAATTTATCACTTTAAAGTGGCTTATCTCTTTTTCGATTTTCCGATAATATGCACTGCATTCCTTTTATCAATCTTTAAATACAGAACGGAAATCTTTTATCAAATTAATAATTTTTACGAATAACATAATAATAATACACATATTTTTTCAAAAATATATTAAATTAATGTAAACAAATAATCACAAAAACAACACCAAGCTAACACCTAAATACCTGATAAACATCACAATTATTCTATTTGGCATGTCATTTGAAAGCTGTAATATTGCAATTAGAAAATTAGCAAAGAAAGTATAATTAAAATTTAAAAAAAACAAAAATGGTAACCTACGCTTTTATCGCAACATGTATAGTAGTATTCGCTTCTTATTTTACAACAGTTAGAAGAGAAAGAAATTAATAAAAGAGTTATACTGCATTCAGTTTTACACTATTTATTAATTGTATTGTTTATGTTTGCCATCTGATTCTGTCAGATCGCCGCTCTTTTACTCAGTAAGAGTAAAAGAGCCCCAAACATAAACCCAATGATTCAAGAACTTACCTTTATAGAGAAATCAGTTTTCACTCAACTGAATCTAACAATTTCACATTTACACCCCGATTTAGAAAGCGAAGAATACCTAGGGTATAACTTCCGACTTAATCAATATCATATCAAATTCAGAAAGGCTAAGATAACTCCGATAAAAAGAGGCCAGTTTGTTACGCTGTGGAAAAGAAATCAACAGACCCAACAAACCGGACCTTTTACCATTTCCGATCCTTTTGATTTTTACATGATTTACACAGAACTCCAAGACAAGGCCGGTTTTTTCTTTTTTCCAAAACAAATTCTTGCAAGACAACATATAATAACATCCTCCGCCAAAGAAGGAAAACGCGGATTCAGAATATATCCGAACTGGGACATCCCGGTCAACAAACAGGCTGCAAAAACAAAAAGCTGGCAGGAAAAATTTTTCATTGACTTCTCAGAAACTGACCATATGGAAAGAATCCGGGAAATTTTATCTGTTTCACATCACGCTTAATACACTTTGAAATATTTATCTTTGCACTTCAGTATATTTTGGTAAAACCCATCTTTAAATTATTCAAAGGCATGAATCTGTACAACCTTATTATTCAAGACAAAGAAGAAGTTACCCTTAATGATGTATTTCTTGAAACCTCCAATAGGGAACAGTTTGTACAGCTGATTAAAGAACATACATACATCAAAGAACTCCAGGAATATGGACTTCCTGTTAATAATAAAATTTTACTGCAGGGAAGTTCAGGGTGCGGAAAGACAATGACAGCAAAAGCTATTGCTAATGCATTGGGTAAAAATATCATTGTGCTCAATCTCAGTAACATTGTATCCTCCAGGATAGGAGAAACTTCGCAGAACATAAAAATGATCTTTGATAAAGCAGGTCGCGAAAGGTCGGTTCTTTTTCTGGATGAACTTGATCAGATCGGAAAAGCCAGAGGTAGTGATGATAAGGATGTAGGGGAAATGAGAAGACTTGTTAATACCCTACTCCAGCTTATTGATTATTACCCGGAAAATTCTTTATTGCTTTGTGCAACCAACCATCCGGAAATTATTGACACCGCATTATTGCGACGTTTCCAATTGAAAATCAATTACGAAATGCCTTCCAAAGAATTTTTAGATCAATTTTATGACAGCCTCTTAGCACGGTTTCCAGAGGATATTAAGGATATTAAGCGCCAATACAACATTTCCTTTGCCGAAGCTAAAGATTATGCATTTACTATTGTTAAAGGAAACCTTATTAAAAAGCTGGAAGCACAGAGAGAATCCGCCAAAATATAAAGACTCATCATATCAATTTTTTATCGCCTCTATTTTTTTGATATCTGTAAAACCACTGTACAGCTATAGTTTTGAATTATATATTATTCAAAACATATAACTCTATAATAATTCACATACATTCGGCATATTTATTGATGATAATCCACTAATAACCAAACATATATACACATGATAAAAAAACTACCCTCTATTTGCTTATTAATAGCAGCATTATTCCTATTTTCCTGTGAAAAAGGTAATAATAGTTACCACGGTAATGAAAGCCAAAATGCAATTGAAATAACCTCAATTATCACATTTAGCATTATGGCGATAGCGCTTCTGATAGCGTATACATCAACAAGAAGGAAACATTAGAAAATGTAAACAAAAACCCACTCAAAAGATGAGTGGGTTTTATATTTATTGGTTAGAACTTTCTATTACATATAAGCTTCAATAGGCTCACAAGTACAAACCAGATTTCTATCTCCATAAGCTTCATCCACTCTTGAAACAGAAGCAAAGAACTTATGATCTCTTACCCAGTCAAGAGGATAAGCTGCTTTCTCTCTGCTATATGGTTTATCCCATGAATCAGAGATAACAAGCTGTTCTGTGTGCGGAGCGTTTTTCAACACGTTATTTGCCGGATCAGCTTCTCCGTTGGCAATCTCATCAATTTCTTTTTTGATAGCAATTAAAGCTTCTGCAAAACGGTCAATTTCAGACTTACTTTCAGATTCAGTAGGCTCAATCATCAATGTTCCTGCAACAGGGAAAGATACGGTAGGAGCATGGAAACCATAATCCATTAATCTTTTAGCTACGTCAGCCACCTCAATTCCCAAAGTTTTAAACTGACGGAAATCTACGATACATTCGTGAGCTACTTTTCCATTTTTGTTTGAATATAAAATAGGGAAATGCTCTGCTAAAATCTCTTTCAGATAGTTGGCATTCAGAATAGCATGCTCAGTAGCTTTTTTCAATCCTGAAGCTCCAAGCATCTTAATGTATGCATATGAAATATTAAGGATCAATCCTGAACCGTAAGGAGCTGCAGAGATTCCTTCAATAGCTTCTTTAGTTCCCACTTTAATGTTGGCATTGGTAGGCAAGAAAGGCACCAAATGTTTTGCAACACAGATTGGTCCTACTCCAGGTCCTCCACCTCCATGTGGAATAGCAAAAGTTTTGTGAAGATTCAAGTGGCATACATCCGCTCCGATGTTTCCAGGACTTGTATATCCTACCTGAGCGTTCATATTGGCACCATCCATATATACTTGTCCGCCATGCTGGTGGATAAGATTGGTAATTTCAATAATGTTGGCATCAAAGAATCCGTATGTAGACGGATATGTAATCATTACACATGACAGGTTTTCAGAATGCTGTTCTGTTTTAGCTTTTAAATCGTCGAAATCAATCTCCCCGCTTTCAAGGTTTTTAACTACTACGATCTTCATTCCCGCCATTGCCGCAGAGGCCGGATTTGTTCCGTGTGCAGACTGAGGGATCAATACTACATTTCTATGACCTTCTCCTCTTGAAATATGATATTCTCTGATGACCATCAATCCTGCATATTCTCCCTGCGCACCAGAATTTGGCTGAAGCGAAGTTCCTGCAAAACCGGTAATTTTAGCCAGATCTTTTTCTAATTCACGGATCATTTCCTGATACCCTCCTGCCTGATCTACCGGTACAAATGGGTGAATACTTCCCCAGTTATCCCACGAAAGCGGAAGCATTTCAGTTGCAGCATTCAGTTTCATTGTACAAGAACCCAATGAAATCATTGAATGCGTTAATGATAAATCTTTTCTTTCCAGACGTTTGATGTAACGCATCAACTCTGTTTCTGTATGATATTTATTGAATACTTCTTCCGTAAGAATCTCATCTTTTCTCAAATTCTCTTCAGGAATACTGTATCCTTCTTTTATCTCAAGTTTGAACGTCTGCTTATCTTTGAACTGTGCGAAAGAAGCCATCAGAATATTCAATTTTTCCAATGTTGTACTTTCATTGATAGCAATACTTACAACTCCTTCTGTGAAATAGTTCAGATTAAGCTTATGGTCAAGCATCATTCTTGACAATCTTCCTTTTTCATCTTCACTCATCTCAATTTTTACCGTATCAAAGATAGGTTCCTCAACAGTCTGATACCCTAAAGCTTTTAAACCTCCTTTCAAAGCATTGGCTTTAAAATGAATCTGGTCAGCGATATAATTCAATCCTTTAGGACCATGATATACGGCATACATTCCAGCCATTACTGCTAAAAGTACCTGAGCTGTACAGATATTGGAAGTTGCTCTTTCTCTCTTAATATGCTGTTCTCTGGTCTGTAAAGCCATTCTTAAGGCACGCTTTCCATACATATCCTGAGAAACTCCGATGATTCTTCCCGGAATATCTCTTTTATAATCTTCTTTACAAGAGAAGAATGCTGCGTGAGGTCCTCCGTAGCCTAATGGAATACCAAATCTCTGAGTAGTCCCTACGGCACAGTCAGCTCCCATTGAAGCCGGTGATTTCAACTTAACCAAAGCCATTGGATCACAAGCCACAGCAACCTGAAGGTCTAATTTCTTGTATTCTACAATGTCCTCTGTATAATCCAGAACAATCCCGTTTTTACCAGGATATTGCAATAGAACTCCATAATAAGATCCATCTAACTGGTGGGTTTTATGGTCACCTTCTACGATTTCTATACCAAGTCCTTCTGCCTTTGTCTTTAAAACGGAAACCGTTTGAGGCAAAACAAGATCAGAAACAAAAAACTTATTTGCATCGACTTTTTTCTGGTCCTTTGTTCTGTTATTAAAGAACATATGCATTGCTTCTGCAGCAGCAGTAGATTCATCCAGCAATGAAGCATTTGCCAAAGCAAAACCTGTAAGATCACGGACAACAGTCTGGAAATTCAAAAGAGCTTCCAATCTCCCCTGAGCGATTTCCGCCTGGTAAGGTGTGTAAGCTGTATACCAGCTTGGGTTTTCAAAAATATTTCTTTGAATAGCCGATGGTAAAAGCGTATTGTGATATCCAAAACCGATATAACTTGTATAATCAGTATTTTTTGAGGCCAATTCTTTTGAATGAATAAGCATCTGATATTCTGAAAGCGGTTCGGAAATATCAAGGTCTTTTTCTAAACGGATAGAAGAAGGGATGGTTTGAGAAATTAACTCTTCGATACTTGAAACGCCGACTCTTTCTAACATCGCCTGCTTATCGGCTTCATTAATAGAAATGTGACGGCTCACAAACTGTTCTGTATTCATTTTTTTTATTAGATTTTGTTTGTAAAAAAGATGGGTAAAATTACAATTTTTTAAGGGATTCTACAATAGTCAAAAATTACTGACAGATATTGATAATTACTATTATTCCATAAACGTGTGTTTAAAAAAACAAGGGCACGAATACAAAAAATACAAGAAAAATTTCACGCCATTTTTTTAATTTTTATTTCATAATTCTAATAAAATACGGAATACTTAATGGGTAAAACTCCTTTTCATAGAATATTTATACTTTTCATTTTTACAAGGACTAAAATTATCAATAAATACCCACAGAAAATAATTTTGTAGTTTCATCCGAAAATTTAGAAATACAAGTCCGATAAGGAAATAAGCCCTGCACTAATCAATATCATTCAGCTCCTATGAATACATAAACTACACAATTAAAAAATCAAAAACACAACACAATGACGAAAAAAAAACACAAAAGGCTGATGGTCTCATTTATCTTTATATCCCTATTCAACGTAAAAGGCCAGGTAAAAATAATAACCCGGCAGTCAGGAGGGTCATCTCCTGAAAATTCGGGTGATACATGGTCTGCCTACGTAAAAGGCTTTATTCAAACCGATGCCATGCTCGATTTTCAGGAAATGGGATTTAAAGACGGATTCATAGCTCCTTCTATAGCAATACCCCAAAACAATTCGGTAAACAGTAACTTCAGCATTAAACAATCGCAAATAGGCTTTGGAATAAAACAGATGGATGAAAATGGAAATTCGGATCTGTCGGCTTACACAGAAATCGATTTCCTGGGTCCCAACGGAA
The sequence above is drawn from the Chryseobacterium daecheongense genome and encodes:
- a CDS encoding DapH/DapD/GlmU-related protein, whose product is MININDFIDEFFDFTANTHLFPWEVINHLDDLLAEKFNQLTDEYEISGNIAIHKTATIEQNVIFKDRIIIGENSFVGANAYLRGPVFVGKNSKIGPGCEIKQSIIYNDTAIAHFNYIGNSIIGNRINFEAGSICANHYNERKDKEISVLFNNEIIRTQTYKLGSLVGDDSRIGANAVLSPGTILPKESIVRRLELIEQVKADQ
- a CDS encoding SMR family transporter, yielding MGRSYLFLILAIVFEIIATTFLKKSEEFSKLIPSIVTIAGYSVAFYFLSLTLRHVPIGITYAIWSGVGIICITIIGMVAFKQVPDLPAIIGIALIVIGVIVINLFSKMGAH
- a CDS encoding MepB family protein, with product MIQELTFIEKSVFTQLNLTISHLHPDLESEEYLGYNFRLNQYHIKFRKAKITPIKRGQFVTLWKRNQQTQQTGPFTISDPFDFYMIYTELQDKAGFFFFPKQILARQHIITSSAKEGKRGFRIYPNWDIPVNKQAAKTKSWQEKFFIDFSETDHMERIREILSVSHHA
- a CDS encoding ATP-binding protein — protein: MNLYNLIIQDKEEVTLNDVFLETSNREQFVQLIKEHTYIKELQEYGLPVNNKILLQGSSGCGKTMTAKAIANALGKNIIVLNLSNIVSSRIGETSQNIKMIFDKAGRERSVLFLDELDQIGKARGSDDKDVGEMRRLVNTLLQLIDYYPENSLLLCATNHPEIIDTALLRRFQLKINYEMPSKEFLDQFYDSLLARFPEDIKDIKRQYNISFAEAKDYAFTIVKGNLIKKLEAQRESAKI
- the gcvP gene encoding aminomethyl-transferring glycine dehydrogenase gives rise to the protein MNTEQFVSRHISINEADKQAMLERVGVSSIEELISQTIPSSIRLEKDLDISEPLSEYQMLIHSKELASKNTDYTSYIGFGYHNTLLPSAIQRNIFENPSWYTAYTPYQAEIAQGRLEALLNFQTVVRDLTGFALANASLLDESTAAAEAMHMFFNNRTKDQKKVDANKFFVSDLVLPQTVSVLKTKAEGLGIEIVEGDHKTHQLDGSYYGVLLQYPGKNGIVLDYTEDIVEYKKLDLQVAVACDPMALVKLKSPASMGADCAVGTTQRFGIPLGYGGPHAAFFSCKEDYKRDIPGRIIGVSQDMYGKRALRMALQTREQHIKRERATSNICTAQVLLAVMAGMYAVYHGPKGLNYIADQIHFKANALKGGLKALGYQTVEEPIFDTVKIEMSEDEKGRLSRMMLDHKLNLNYFTEGVVSIAINESTTLEKLNILMASFAQFKDKQTFKLEIKEGYSIPEENLRKDEILTEEVFNKYHTETELMRYIKRLERKDLSLTHSMISLGSCTMKLNAATEMLPLSWDNWGSIHPFVPVDQAGGYQEMIRELEKDLAKITGFAGTSLQPNSGAQGEYAGLMVIREYHISRGEGHRNVVLIPQSAHGTNPASAAMAGMKIVVVKNLESGEIDFDDLKAKTEQHSENLSCVMITYPSTYGFFDANIIEITNLIHQHGGQVYMDGANMNAQVGYTSPGNIGADVCHLNLHKTFAIPHGGGGPGVGPICVAKHLVPFLPTNANIKVGTKEAIEGISAAPYGSGLILNISYAYIKMLGASGLKKATEHAILNANYLKEILAEHFPILYSNKNGKVAHECIVDFRQFKTLGIEVADVAKRLMDYGFHAPTVSFPVAGTLMIEPTESESKSEIDRFAEALIAIKKEIDEIANGEADPANNVLKNAPHTEQLVISDSWDKPYSREKAAYPLDWVRDHKFFASVSRVDEAYGDRNLVCTCEPIEAYM